One Kazachstania africana CBS 2517 chromosome 9, complete genome genomic region harbors:
- the MPE1 gene encoding cleavage polyadenylation factor subunit MPE1 (similar to Saccharomyces cerevisiae MPE1 (YKL059C); ancestral locus Anc_2.579) — protein MSSTIFYKFKSQNGSSRILFDGTGLTVFDLKREIIQNNKLGDGTDFQLRLYHPDTNEEYEEDQTVIPRSTSVIVKRSPAIKSVIRGKSIGNATRYITGKPRVHQNKKLQSLATTHTTNTGLSEEERIASMFANQENQWEQAQDEMSTATPVFFKNTNNNTSADDGPPPPGYMCYRCGARDHWIKNCPTNNDPNFEGKRIKRTTGIPKKFLKSVEIDPNNITPEEMAQRKIMVTDDGKFVVQVADEHSWEDYQRKQQKRLIDNDEAIWQKDHFTNLPDELKCPLTKGLLRDPVKTTNCCNKTFSKVAIENALLESDFICPSCNTHDILLDSLQQDTEKQKQVQLFLKENDHQQKRQKLTPTTNTATTTNVPTTTTNQPMPFPFPFPMFPPLPFIPNNKP, from the coding sequence ATGAGTAGTACTATATTCTATAAATTCAAGTCGCAAAATGGATCCTCTAGAATCCTATTTGATGGAACAGGTCTTACCGTCTTTGATCTGAAGAGagaaatcattcaaaataacAAGTTGGGTGATGGTACAGATTTCCAATTGAGATTATATCACCCTGATACAAACGAAGAGTATGAAGAAGACCAAACTGTCATCCCAAGATCAACTAGCGTCATTGTCAAAAGATCACCAGCTATAAAGTCAGTTATTCGTGGTAAATCGATAGGTAATGCCACAAGATACATCACTGGTAAACCAAGAGTGCaccaaaataaaaaattacaatCGCTGGCAACAACACACACTACGAACACAGGTCTGAGTGAAGAGGAGAGAATCGCAAGTATGTTCgcaaatcaagaaaatcaatGGGAACAAGCTCAAGATGAAATGTCGACTGCAACCCCagttttcttcaaaaatacgAATAACAACACTTCCGCCGATGACGGCCCCCCACCACCAGGTTACATGTGTTACAGATGTGGTGCAAGAGACCATTGGATCAAAAACTGTCCAACAAACAATGATCCTAATTTCGAGGGCAAAAGAATCAAGAGAACTACGGGTATTCCTAAAAAGTTCTTAAAATCTGTAGAGATCGACCCAAATAATATTACTCCAGAAGAGATGGcacaaagaaagattatGGTCACAGACGATGGTAAGTTCGTGGTGCAAGTTGCTGATGAGCACTCTTGGGAAGATTATCAAAGGAAACAACAAAAGAGACTAATTGATAACGACGAAGCCATCTGGCAAAAAGATCATTTCACAAATTTACCAGATGAGCTGAAATGCCCATTAACAAAGGGACTATTGAGAGACCCAGTAAAGACAACAAATTGCTGTAATAAAACATTCTCAAAAGTAGCCATCGAGAATGCTCTACTAGAATCAGACTTCATTTGCCCGTCGTGTAACACCCATGATATACTGCTAGATTCATTACAACAAGACACtgaaaaacaaaaacaagTTCAACTCTTCCTGAAAGAAAACGACCATCAACAGAAGAGACAAAAATTGACCCCCACAACCAACACTGCTACAACAACAAACGTTCCGACAACTACTACCAACCAGCCAATGCCCTTCCCATTTCCATTCCCAATGTTCCCTCCATTGCCATTCATACCTAATAACAAGCCCTAA
- the FBA1 gene encoding fructose-bisphosphate aldolase FBA1 (similar to Saccharomyces cerevisiae FBA1 (YKL060C); ancestral locus Anc_2.577), whose translation MGILDVIKRKEGVIVGDDVRALFTYAREHKFAIPAINVTSSSTVVAALEAARDNKCPIILQTSNGGAAYFAGKGVSNDGQNASIRGSIAAAHYIRSIASAYGIPVILHSDHCAKKLLPWFDGMLEADEAYFKQHGEPLFSSHMIDLSEETDEENISTCVSYFKRMAAMGQWLEMEIGITGGEEDGVNNENVDKDALYTKPAQVYAVYEALAPISPNFSIAASFGNVHGSYKVAPALKPELLADHQKYAAEKIGSSEAKPLYLVFHGGSGSSVQEFRTGIDNGVVKVNLDTDCQFAYLKGIRDYVLNKKDYIMTMVGNPTSEDAPNKKYFDPRVWVREGEKTMSARIVEAFEAFRTQNTL comes from the coding sequence ATGGGTATCTTAGACGTTATCAAAAGAAAGGAAGGTGTCATTGTCGGTGACGATGTCAGAGCTTTATTCACCTATGCCAGAGAACACAAATTCGCTATCCCAGCTATCAACGTCACTTCCTCCTCCACTGTCGTTGCTGCTTTAGAAGCCGCCCGTGACAACAAGTGCCCAATCATCCTTCAAACCTCCAACGGTGGTGCCGCTTACTTCGCCGGTAAGGGTGTCTCCAACGACGGTCAAAACGCCTCCATCAGAGGTTCCATCGCCGCCGCTCACTACATCAGATCCATCGCTTCTGCTTACGGTATCCCAGTCATCTTACACTCTGACCACTGTGCCAAGAAGTTATTACCATGGTTTGATGGTATGTTAGAAGCCGATGAAGCTTACTTCAAGCAACACGGTGAACCATTATTCTCCTCCCACATGATCGATCTTTCCGAAGAAACCGACGAAGAAAACATCTCCACCTGTGTCAGCTACTTCAAGAGAATGGCTGCTATGGGTCAATGGTTAGAAATGGAAATCGGTATCACCGGTGGTGAAGAAGATGGTGTCAACAACGAAAACGTCGACAAGGATGCTTTATACACCAAGCCAGCTCAAGTCTACGCCGTCTACGAAGCTTTAGCTCCAATCTCTCCAAACTTCTCTATTGCCGCTTCCTTCGGTAATGTTCACGGAAGTTACAAGGTTGCACCAGCCTTAAAACCAGAATTATTAGCTGACCACCAAAAGTACGCCGCTGAAAAGATTGGTTCTTCCGAAGCTAAGCCATTATACTTAGTCTTCCATGGTGGTTCCGGTTCTTCTGTCCAAGAATTCAGAACTGGTATTGACAACGGTGTTGTTAAGGTCAACTTAGACACTGACTGTCAATTCGCTTACTTAAAGGGTATCAGAGACTACGTCTTAAACAAGAAAGATTACATCATGACTATGGTCGGTAACCCAACTTCCGAAGATGCTCCAAACAAGAAGTACTTCGACCCAAGAGTGTGGGTTAGAGAAGGTGAAAAGACCATGTCTGCCAGAATTGTTGAAGCTTTCGAAGCTTTCAGAACTCAAAACACTTTATAA
- the KAFR0I01700 gene encoding uncharacterized protein, with protein sequence MKALNLRAILATSVIASLTSALIVDKNVEQLSSNENKYLKLDFASETFEKSSRLPLQKRDTYATVNISAEFYYVVQLSVGTPGQNVTLLVDTCSSDIWVTSPDNPLCDGDIFYDNVEKTAKHVVVAAAEESTVSDGDSNGLLDGEPVSTTPFESSVIYPAEGLVDCGFFGTFNPNDSSTWSTNHTDFVITYSDNSTAEGVWGQDVLSIGGLDISGVPFAVANYTNSSLGVLGIGLPGSETTYLTNSYMYDNLPMVLKKSGVIDSAAYSLLLAAYNNYTSGLLFGAVDHSKYSGSLYTIPMINIYESRGYESPVEFDVTIYGLGISSTDSNTTIATMKTPALLDSGSTAIFFPTTLLNLAAEQLNATYSEEKGLYTIPYSPANISFVFDFGGFHINLPIRELCSVSYGEPEYILNIVAHNENRIVLGEAFLARAYVVFDFENYEISMGQSSYDYAEEDIEAIISTVPGAVKVASYSNSWSSFGSITSGGDIFTISSNAGKAVVTPTQSTTRSTQSAQSTTSSTSKSNNFGYSGISYGSHLLLASAPFVLTYLL encoded by the coding sequence ATGAAAGCGTTAAATTTAAGGGCAATATTAGCAACATCTGTGATAGCGTCTTTGACGAGTGCCTTAATAGTCGATAAAAATGTCGAACAACTATCTTCTAACGAAAATAAGTATTTGAAACTAGATTTTGCTAGTGAAACTTTCGAAAAGTCGTCGCGTCTCCCTTTACAAAAGAGGGACACGTATGCAACTGTTAATATTTCTGCCGAGTTTTATTACGTTGTACAACTGTCTGTTGGTACACCAGGCCAGAATGTCACTTTGTTGGTGGATACATGTTCTTCCGATATCTGGGTTACCAGTCCAGATAATCCGTTATGTGATGGTGATATATTCTATGACAATGTCGAAAAAACGGCGAAGCATGTTGTAGTTGCTGCCGCCGAAGAGTCTACAGTAAGCGATGGTGATTCAAATGGATTACTAGATGGAGAGCCTGTGTCAACAACTCCATTTGAAAGCTCGGTTATATATCCTGCTGAAGGTTTAGTCGACTGTGGGTTTTTCGGCACTTTCAATCCGAATGATTCATCTACTTGGTCAACAAATCACACGGATTTTGTCATTACTTATAGTGACAACTCTACTGCCGAAGGTGTGTGGGGTCAAGATGTTCTATCGATTGGCGGATTAGACATTTCTGGTGTGCCATTTGCTGTAGCAAATTATACCAACTCCAGCCTCGGTGTCCTTGGTATCGGTCTACCAGGTTCAGAAACGACCTACTTAACTAATTCATACATGTATGACAATCTTCCAATGGTGCTGAAGAAATCTGGTGTTATCGATTCTGCCGCATATTCATTATTGTTAGCTGcatataataattataCCAGTGGCTTGCTGTTTGGTGCTGTTGATCATAGCAAATATTCCGGCTCTTTGTATACGATACCGATGATTAATATCTACGAGTCAAGAGGTTACGAATCTCCTGTAGAATTTGATGTTACAATCTATGGTTTAGGTATTTCATCAACCGATTCAAACACTACAATTGCTACCATGAAAACCCCAGCTTTATTAGATTCAGGATCCACCgctatttttttccctACGACTTTGTTAAATTTAGCAGCTGAACAGTTAAATGCTACTTATTCTGAGGAAAAGGGACTCTACACAATACCTTATTCTCCGGCTAATATTTCCTTTGTCTTCGATTTTGGTGGATTCCATATTAATCTCCCAATCAGGGAACTTTGTTCGGTCTCGTACGGTGAACCTGAATATATCCTTAATATCGTTGCCCATAATGAAAATCGCATCGTTCTAGGTGAAGCCTTTTTAGCCCGTGCTTATGTAGTTTTCGATTTCGAAAACTACGAGATCTCTATGGGTCAATCTAGTTATGATTACGCCGAGGAAGATATTGAAGCAATAATTTCTACCGTCCCAGGCGCTGTCAAAGTCGCCTCTTATTCAAACAGCTGGTCTTCCTTTGGTTCGATCACTTCTGGTGGTGACATATTTACCATTAGTTCCAATGCTGGAAAGGCTGTAGTGACTCCTACCCAGTCCACCACACGTTCCACTCAGTCCGCCCAATCCACCACTAGTTCTACCTCTAAAAGTAACAATTTCGGCTATTCAGGAATAAGCTACGGATCCCACTTACTATTGGCATCAGCGCCATTCGTGCTAACTTATTTACTATGA
- the TGL2 gene encoding triglyceride lipase (similar to Saccharomyces cerevisiae TGL2 (YDR058C); ancestral locus Anc_1.101), whose product MVRPSFTQLADTYKDISVRSFVARYNQFLQNDRSPHKHDIEAPNSIRSILPNPNYIPPKNPIVLCHGLSGFDQLILLPSVQTITKLLMSGLKTSHDDYFVQDYEESQSIVHIEYWIGIKEMLERQGCTVITTKVPPFGSIEERATALSSFLEYQTAKLRKGKEKIKLNLIAHSMGGLDCRYLISKLPQKENYEVISLTTISTPHHGSEMADFIVNLFENMKLKLKINQDETLPICFYQLTTNYMKYFNLTTQNDPRVSYFSYGSYFIPKWYNVFSLSWKIIDEATNGKENDGMVTVESSNWGQYQGTLVNVDHLDIINWKNKMQKDINKLFERKASLSDEEINIVQFYLQITDELAKRGF is encoded by the coding sequence ATGGTTCGACCATCTTTTACACAACTTGCAGATACGTATAAGGACATTTCGGTGAGGTCGTTTGTTGCGAGGTATAACCAATTTCTACAAAATGACCGTAGTCCCCATAAGCACGACATAGAAGCTCCCAATTCAATCCGTAGCATACTCCCAAACCCAAATTATATTCCACCCAAAAATCCGATTGTCCTATGTCATGGCCTTTCTGGCTTCGACCAATTGATCCTCTTACCCTCAGTTCAAACAATTACAAAGCTGCTAATGAGCGGTCTGAAGACTTCTCATGACGATTACTTCGTCCAAGACTATGAGGAATCTCAATCCATCGTTCACATCGAATATTGGATCGGAATCAAGGAAATGCTGGAGAGGCAAGGATGCACCGTAATCACTACAAAAGTGCCACCTTTTGGTAGTATAGAAGAGAGAGCTACTGCATTGAGTAGTTTTTTAGAATATCAGACAGCAAAATTGAGAAAGGGTAAAGAGAAAATCAAGCTGAATTTGATTGCACATTCGATGGGGGGACTTGATTGTAGATATCTTATATCGAAACTACCACAAAAGGAAAACTACGAAGTCATTAGCTTGACTACTATCTCCACGCCGCATCATGGATCAGAGATGGCTGATTTTATTGTGaatctttttgaaaatatgaaattgaaactCAAGATCAATCAAGATGAAACGTTACCAATATGTTTTTACCAATTGACTACAAACTAtatgaaatatttcaatctAACTACACAGAATGATCCTCGAGTAAGTTATTTCTCATACGGTTCGTATTTTATACCGAAATGGTACAATGTATTTTCATTGTCTTGGAAGATAATTGATGAGGCCAcaaatggaaaagaaaacgATGGTATGGTGACCGTTGAGAGTAGTAATTGGGGTCAATATCAAGGTACGCTAGTTAATGTCGATCATCTAGATATAatcaattggaaaaataaaatgcAAAAGGACATAAATAAGCTCTTTGAGAGGAAAGCCAGCTTGAGCGATGAGGAAATTaatattgttcaattttacCTTCAAATAACTGATGAACTGGCAAAGAGAGGGTTCTAG
- the BLI1 gene encoding Bli1p (similar to Saccharomyces cerevisiae YKL061W; ancestral locus Anc_2.572): protein MKLNQDINNYINELQTYIDTESVKTISLFNKKSQETEEWLNRLSSEFENLKDEEELTKLKELHESYEQNLDELESKIEYLEKLCDEIDEVYDELGVKTKVNDRRKSRIKE, encoded by the coding sequence ATGAAACTAAACCAGGATATCAACAATTACATTAATGAACTACAGACTTATATAGATACAGAATCTGTGAAGACAATATCCCTCTTTAACAAAAAGTCTCAAGAGACTGAAGAGTGGTTAAACAGGCTTTCAagtgaatttgaaaatttgaaagacgaagaagaattgacaAAGTTAAAAGAATTGCATGAAAGTTATGAACAGAATttagatgaattagaatcaaaaattgaatatctAGAAAAGTTATGTGATGAAATCGACGAAGTGTACGACGAACTCGGTGTGAAGACAAAAGTCAACGATAGGAGAAAGTCTAGAATAAAGGAGTAG
- the ANR2 gene encoding Anr2p (similar to Saccharomyces cerevisiae YKL047W; ancestral locus Anc_2.571), with protein MLSGIFLAKFDMKKGNVIEWQQDCQDFPNLEFKSLPSGIHEQDDDVVNFTVFKDPNTYENGLLQGVAYFKQNSFDTLDDSGQVDRSKILMYSLGILTEDTLLDEQYTSALEKLLSDWLAAGELHSFDTFIQYYKEQKTGGITRRSMTEYVPYWMEQLGPLIFPIWKSCLLNEKILVLIPFGCSFETCSALCYFLHLVSNSSSVQETQLLFTIGTFDVDSMLKGTCGYIACTSDEILTLNDKLYDKLIKIPGDVENATVQFLTNTNELIKGTPHELELFQISEKKGISDLSEPLTWSQFFMDSFYFLGTIGFIKPPYHNHIAVIDQVSIQPVLSYFKKRTQILHDILQTIASEGSTTLSPMELNMMDLDCFSKQDYEFIEKISSKWFNKTIHVTTNMKSFC; from the coding sequence ATGTTGTCCGGCATATTTCTCGCCAAGTTTGATATGAAGAAAGGTAACGTTATTGAATGGCAGCAGGACTGTCAAGATTTTCCAAATCTTGAATTTAAATCTTTGCCATCAGGCATACACGAACAAGACGACGATGTTGTGAACTTTACCGTTTTTAAAGACCCCAATACTTATGAAAACGGCCTACTCCAAGGTGTAGCATACTTTAAGCAAAATAGTTTCGATACTTTAGATGACAGTGGCCAAGTTGACAGAAGCAAAATTCTAATGTATTCATTAGGGATACTTACAGAGGATACACTACTGGACGAACAGTATACCAGTGCCTTAGAGAAATTATTGAGTGATTGGTTAGCAGCTGGTGAACTACACAGCTTTGACACTTTTATACAATATTACAAAGAGCAAAAGACAGGCGGTATAACAAGACGAAGTATGACTGAGTATGTCCCCTATTGGATGGAGCAATTAGGGCCGTTGATATTTCCGATTTGGAAGTCATgtttattgaatgaaaagattCTAGTACTCATACCTTTTGGGTGTTCTTTTGAGACATGTAGCGCTCTTTGTTATTTCCTCCACcttgtttcaaattcatccTCGGTTCAAGAGACGCAACTTCTCTTCACAATTGGAACATTTGACGTTGATAGTATGCTTAAAGGGACATGTGGATACATCGCATGCACGAGcgatgaaattttaacGTTGAATGATAAGCTGTACGATAAATTAATAAAGATACCTGGAGACGTTGAGAATGCAACAGTACAGTTTTTAACCAATACAAATGAACTTATAAAAGGTACACCCCATGAGTTGGAGTTGTTTCAAATTAGCGAAAAGAAAGGAATATCTGATTTATCTGAGCCTCTGACCTGGtcacaatttttcatggACAGCTTCTACTTCTTAGGAACAATAGGTTTCATTAAGCCGCCATATCATAACCATATAGCTGTGATTGATCAAGTATCTATTCAGCCAGTTTTATcatatttcaagaagagaaCACAGATTCTTCATGATATATTGCAAACAATTGCTTCAGAGGGAAGCACTACGTTATCACCTATGGAACTAAACATGATGGATTTGGATTGTTTCAGTAAGCAAGATTatgaatttattgagaaAATCAGTTCTAAATGGTTTAATAAGACTATTCACGTTACTACAAATATGAAATCATTCTGttaa
- the DCW1 gene encoding putative mannan endo-1,6-alpha-mannosidase (similar to Saccharomyces cerevisiae DCW1 (YKL046C); ancestral locus Anc_2.570) gives MVINNLILLILSTFIGRVYSLELDLDSFESLQNATALVAYGLMDYYTGNQYGKTVGMFSDPYYWWEAGGAWGSMIDFWYYMDNNTYNDDIMAALLHQTGDDWDYIPLNQSTTEGNDDQAFWGIAVMTAAERNFTNPPDDQPQWLYLAQAVFNTMALRWDDATCGGGLRWQIFTWNSGYDYKNTVSNGALFHLAARLARYTGNTSYVDWAEKVYNWMEDTYLISNGTQMFVYDGASVTDNCTTVTKYQWTYNQGLLLSGSAYLYNFTESELWHERTKGFLNASVVFFNNSIMYEAACQGPQTCNTDQRSFKAYFSRFLGATAQLVPETRDTVMHWVNTSAVAAATSCSGGTDGHTCGINWFYGGWDGYYGLGEQMSALEIMVNTRALHKPGPYTSENGGSSMGDGAAGTQATATNLSPLNVTPGSKAAAGIITAVIGISIFACVLWLIY, from the coding sequence ATGGTTATCAACAAtctaatattattgattctTTCCACGTTTATCGGGAGAGTGTACTCTTTAGAGTTGGATTTGGATAGTTTCGAGTCCTTACAAAATGCGACTGCTTTGGTCGCATACGGTTTAATGGATTATTACACTGGTAATCAGTACGGTAAAACCGTTGGTATGTTTTCTGACCCATACTATTGGTGGGAAGCAGGTGGTGCATGGGGATCCATGATCGATTTCTGGTACTATATGGATAATAATACATATAACGATGACATCATGGCTGCTTTATTGCATCAAACAGGTGATGACTGGGATTATATCCCTTTAAATCAATCAACCACCGAAGGTAATGATGATCAAGCGTTTTGGGGTATTGCAGTAATGACTGCAGctgaaagaaatttcacTAATCCACCAGATGATCAACCTCAATGGCTTTACTTGGCGCAAGCTGTTTTCAATACTATGGCTTTACGTTGGGATGATGCTACATGTGGTGGTGGTTTAAGATGGCAAATCTTTACGTGGAATTCAGGTTACGATTATAAGAATACCGTTTCCAATGGTGCTCTATTCCATCTTGCAGCAAGATTAGCAAGGTATACTGGTAATACAAGTTACGTTGATTGGGCTGAAAAAGTTTACAACTGGATGGAAGATACATACCTTATTTCTAATGGTACTCAAATGTTTGTCTATGATGGTGCTAGTGTAACTGATAATTGTACAACCGTAACAAAGTATCAATGGACTTATAACCAAGGGCTTCTATTAAGTGGTTCTGCATATTTGTATAATTTCACTGAAAGCGAGTTGTGGCATGAAAGGACAAAGGGGTTTTTAAACGCAAGTGTTgtgtttttcaataacagTATCATGTATGAAGCCGCATGTCAAGGTCCTCAAACATGTAACACCGATCAAAGATCGTTTAAAGCTTATTTCTCAAGATTCCTGGGGGCTACCGCACAGTTGGTTCCCGAAACAAGAGATACAGTCATGCATTGGGTTAATACATCCGCTGTCGCTGCCGCCACTTCTTGTTCTGGTGGTACAGATGGTCACACGTGTGGTATCAACTGGTTTTATGGTGGATGGGATGGATACTATGGCCTAGGTGAGCAAATGTCTGCGTTAGAAATCATGGTAAACACAAGAGCTTTACATAAACCCGGTCCTTACACTTCTGAAAACGGTGGTTCTTCTATGGGTGACGGTGCGGCAGGCACTCAAGCTACTGCAACTAATTTGTCTCCACTTAATGTCACACCGGGCTCAAAAGCTGCCGCTGGTATTATTACTGCCGTCATCGGTATTTCGATTTTTGCATGTGTACTATGgttaatttattaa
- the PRI2 gene encoding DNA primase subunit PRI2 (similar to Saccharomyces cerevisiae PRI2 (YKL045W); ancestral locus Anc_2.566): MFRQTKKRISSRRNYDSSFNEDSTINDSAIDNERGNLDGKLSFYQQQPQGEITLEQFEEWGIERLKVLLEIEALNARNKSIKEIESSIKPTLTKFLASEKQKDYYSHFILRLCFCRTKELREKFVKIETLLFKIRFNMLNSMDQLRFIKSLNLPSLQFISQNEKTKYSKELYQTVSSILQFQLNLTDEQSRVNFFQNEKFIKLPFENVIDLVGNRQVFLKDGYVYLPQFQQLNLIAMEFSANLGKQLVKTFQFLPRLNEDDRLVPILNHLSSGYTLADFQSNQFTYTSDEEINAESVWSEEIYLNFPLCMKNLMDGLKQNHHLRYYGRQQLSLFLKGIGLSYEESIKFWTKAFTDGGHISLEKFNKEYRYNFRHNYGLEGNRINYKPWDCRTILSKPRPSKGDFHGCPFRDWSPEKLSTELSAMNLTQSQISSVLDSCQKTEYTVALTKVFEFTHGYKGNPNDLEINEQNHIAHPNLYFEKSRQWQKKQADV; encoded by the coding sequence ATGTTTAGACAAACGAAAAAGCGTATatcttcaagaagaaactaTGATTCTTCCTTCAATGAAGATTCAACCATCAATGACTCCGCAATCGACAACGAAAGAGGTAATTTGGACGGCAAACTATCATTTTACCAACAACAACCGCAGGGAGAAATCACATTAgaacaatttgaagaatggGGAATCGAAAGATTGAAAGTTCTATTAGAAATTGAAGCCCTCAATGCAAGAAATAAATCCATTAAAGAGATAGAAAGCTCCATAAAACCAACTCTAACCAAATTTTTGGCATCTGAAAAGCAAAAGGATTACTATTCTCATTTCATATTGAGACTATGTTTCTGTCGTACAAAAGAATTGAGAGAGAAATTCGTCAAGATAGAGACTCTATTGTTTAAAATCCGTTTCAATATGTTGAATTCTATGGATCAATTAAGATTTATTAAATCTCTAAATTTACCTTCCCTTCAATTTATTTCCCAAAACGAAAAAActaaatattcaaaagagTTATACCAAACAGTAAGTTCCATattacaatttcaattgaatttaacAGACGAACAATCAAGAGtgaatttcttccaaaatgaaaaattcataaaattaccttttgaaaatgttattGATCTCGTTGGTAACCGTCAGGTCTTTCTAAAAGATGGATATGTGTATTTACCACAATTCCAACAATTGAATCTAATTGCCATGGAATTTTCTGCCAACTTGGGAAAACAACTGGTAAAgacttttcaatttttgccACGTCTAAATGAAGACGATAGATTGGTACCCATATTGAATCACTTATCCTCAGGTTATACACTAGCAGATTTCCAGTCAAACCAGTTTACTTACACtagtgatgaagaaatcaatgCAGAATCTGTCTGGTCCgaagaaatatatttaaatTTCCCATTGtgtatgaaaaatttgatggatGGATTGAAACAAAACCACCATCTGAGATATTATGGCAGGCAACAACTatctcttttcttgaaaggTATCGGTCTCAGTTACGAAGAATCGATTAAATTTTGGACAAAAGCATTTACAGACGGTGGGCACATATCGttggaaaaattcaacaaagAATATCGTTATAACTTTAGACATAATTATGGTCTAGAAGGTAACAGAATCAACTACAAACCTTGGGATTGTCGCACAATTCTCTCAAAGCCAAGACCCAGCAAAGGTGACTTCCATGGATGTCCATTCCGTGATTGGTCACCCGAAAAACTGTCAACTGAATTGTCTGCAATGAACTTGACACAGTCACAAATATCATCTGTATTGGATTCATGCCAAAAGACAGAATACACCGTAGCCTTAACTAAGGTCTTTGAATTCACCCACGGTTACAAGGGTAATCCGAATGACTTGGAAATAAATGAACAAAACCATATAGCACATCCAAATTTgtactttgaaaaatcgAGACAATGGCAGAAAAAGCAAGCTGATGTGTAA